Proteins from one Vicinamibacterales bacterium genomic window:
- a CDS encoding DNA-3-methyladenine glycosylase I encodes MKRCSWPGEDPLYVRYHDEEWGRPVTDDTRLFEKICLEGFQAGLSWITILRKRENFRKAFAGFDPARVARFAARDVQRLLKDEGIIRHRGKIESTINNAKQALELIDEKGSLAAYFWSWEPAAGERPVEVTRDTLLAMTTTAQSVAMSKDLKKRGWSFVGPTTSYAFMQAMGLVNDHIHDCGVRTAVEKARAKLKRPR; translated from the coding sequence ATGAAGCGGTGTTCCTGGCCGGGCGAGGATCCACTCTACGTCCGCTATCACGACGAGGAATGGGGACGCCCGGTCACCGACGACACCCGGTTGTTCGAGAAGATCTGCCTGGAGGGCTTCCAGGCCGGCTTGAGCTGGATCACCATCCTCCGCAAGCGCGAGAACTTCCGGAAGGCGTTCGCCGGATTCGACCCGGCAAGGGTGGCGCGCTTCGCCGCCAGGGATGTCCAGCGGCTGCTGAAAGACGAAGGCATCATCCGCCACCGGGGCAAGATCGAATCCACGATCAACAACGCGAAGCAGGCCCTCGAGCTGATCGACGAGAAGGGCTCGCTCGCGGCCTACTTCTGGTCGTGGGAACCCGCGGCGGGCGAGCGCCCAGTAGAGGTCACGCGCGACACGCTCCTCGCGATGACCACGACGGCCCAATCAGTAGCGATGTCGAAGGACCTGAAGAAGCGGGGATGGTCGTTCGTGGGGCCGACGACAAGTTATGCCTTCATGCAGGCGATGGGCCTGGTGAACGACCACATTCACGACTGCGGCGTACGGACGGCGGTCGAGAAGGCCCGCGCGAAGTTGAAGCGCCCGCGTTGA